One Molothrus aeneus isolate 106 chromosome 6, BPBGC_Maene_1.0, whole genome shotgun sequence genomic window carries:
- the MUC15 gene encoding LOW QUALITY PROTEIN: mucin-15 (The sequence of the model RefSeq protein was modified relative to this genomic sequence to represent the inferred CDS: inserted 1 base in 1 codon; deleted 2 bases in 1 codon; substituted 2 bases at 2 genomic stop codons): protein MQPSCGMTLIFLLLRQQWNRIKTEAGEVKETSKGNSSITKNHQSPVQLNSQRLVLHMTTTVSPSTTSNAPPAAANIKENVLKRTEIISGAKSRSLRPSDSITFSSNVSKKLEXLSHKYPQSVLSKTRTTGDFSEVTKSVAATXPSTVAPSHSTVIHTMPGGFSAPSDNSSVKPTTLFPISVILTSPMVKQDSPTPNFNPIQQTTKLNHNSSNPPTASPKDADEEKNKEEVRAGISAGAVLGSVLIGLVGYFICATKRPESFSHRKFLFPTDLYADTRSDPVLHXDNSLEPYNKSQRCLTADKTEEDNAGYPSDDIPMADITPSHPSLQCLLQIIFLPVIYIPFIFPKTTWPLLPYSHYCANNVLKSKEKSQDTPVFNRQGSVAEHHSSTL, encoded by the exons ATGCAACCCTCCTGTGGAATGActctcatttttctgcttttaagaCAGCAATGGAACAGAATTAAGACTGAGGCTGGAGAAGTAAAAGAAACAAGCAAAGGAAATAGTTCAATTACAAAAAACCATCAGTCTCCAGTACAGCTAAATTCACAGAGATTAGTTCTGCATATGACTACCACAGTAAGTCCTTCCACCACAAGTAATgctccaccagcagctgccaaTATCAAAGAGAATGTattgaaaagaacagaaattatcAGTGGAGCAAAAAGCAGATCCCTGAGGCCCTCTGATAGCATCACCTTCTCTTCAAATGtgtcaaaaaaattggaataacTCAGCCACAAATATCCACAGAGTGTCTTGAGCAAAACTAGAACAACAGGTGACTTTTCTGAAGTGACCAAAAGTGTTGCAGCTA TTCCTTCCACAGTGGCACCGAGTCATTCCACAGTCATCCATACCATGCCCGGGGGCTTTAGTGCTCCCAGTGATAACTCTTCAGTCAAACCCACCACACTGTTCCCCATCAGTGTCATCCTCACATCACCCATGGTGAAGCAGGACAGTCCTACCCCAAATTTCAACCCCATTCAGCAGACAACAAAGCTAAATCATAATTCCAGCAACCCTCCGACTGCATCACCAAAAGATGCCGATGAAG agaaaaacaaagaagaagTAAGAGCTGGCATCTCCGCAGGAGCCGTTTTGGGATCTGTATTAATCGGCCTGGTTGGATATTTTATATGTGCTACAAAGAGGCCCGAGTCATTTTCCCACAGAAAATTCCTATTTCCCACAGAC CTCTATGCTGACACAAGGAGTGACCCAG TTCTTCACTAAGACAACTCTCTTGAACCATATAATAAGAGTCAGAGGTGCCTCACAGCAGACAAGACAGAGGAAGACAATGCAGGGTACCCATCTGATGACATTCCAATGGCTGACATCACACCATCCCACCCTTCATTGCAATGCTTGCTTCAGATTATATTCTTGCCTGTTATCTACATCCCTTTCATTTTTCCCAAAACAACCTGGCCGTTGTTACCATACAGCCATTACTGTGCAAACAATGTCTTGAAAAGTAAGGAAAAATCACAAGACACACCAGTATTCAACAGGCAGGGTTCAGTAGCAGAGCATCACTCCTCTACTTTGTAA